A DNA window from Fragaria vesca subsp. vesca linkage group LG3, FraVesHawaii_1.0, whole genome shotgun sequence contains the following coding sequences:
- the LOC101301950 gene encoding probable ATP-dependent RNA helicase DHX37-like, with amino-acid sequence MGKQKGDGAGSKARPSSSSSGDSNAFILPNKRNRKRKGTTQEGKILGTRKSQKLTKSQEKKLHKLEEDKEKALLLSKSIEALGKYKLPEGVHSLLQSSKDIGQVESKKERRRKAVLFSKARLEVPYTDQPFKKKVDVDACSESEPESERTRSRQDLDKSGQVQSMVIQKEIHKTASVCLNSSQGIVSSRGHVTDGGPAASSSSKIVICKEHDVSLPEYVTPNENDDHERTESMDRVKGSPKVTSSRTSEVSDFAEPRSLIAPTIVNVSRPVEVENTRKDLPIVMMEQEIMEAVNDHSTVIICGETGCGKTTQVPQFLFEAGYGSSHSCHRSGIIGVTQPRRVAVLATAKRVAYELGLHLGKEVGFQVRFDKKIGESSSIKFMTDGILLRELQSDFLLMRYSVIILDEAHERSLSTDILIGMLSRVISTRQEIYAKQLLSGKSIDPRQQVFPLKLVLMSATMRVEDFISGRKLFREIPPVIEVPTRQFPVTTHFSKKTGTDYIDQAYKKVLAIHKRLPRGGILVFVTGQREVESLCRKLRRASAELVMKTSGRKIEYNTHDASKINVELLDMNEINEAFEVDENSADRQVDRFSSIDEDRGNITEDELDASYDSETETESEVEIDDDGDLLLHDTTEIDGVGADVLGETGSIASLKAAFEVLASKTSDGKQPSSVTLDACCNKFRPILGKKSEIDIHNSPGGLHVLPLYAMLPAASQLRVFEEVKEGDRLVVVATNVAETSLTIPGIKYVVDTGRVKVKNYNSSNGMETYNIEWISKASAAQRKGRAGRTGPGHCYRLYSSAVYNNEFPDFSPAEILKVPIDGVVLLMKSMNIEKVSNFPFPTPPDVAALGEAERCLKALEALDSNGRLTPVGKAMARYPMSPRHSRMLLTVIQIMYEEKSYPRSKLVLAYAVAAAAALSLSNPFVRQFENDSKTHDLDQDENPGAPVNKMVSEMQEKLRRKKLKETIKVFREKFSNPISDALTVAYALQCYELSRSPVKFCNDNALHPKTMEEMSKLRKQLLQLVFNQCGASGNEKGFSCIFGNLEEVEHVWRVSHDKSPLSLYEEDLLGQAICAGWADRVAKRIKGTSGSSEVDRKVHAVRYQACMVEETVFLHRWSAVSNAAPEFLVYTELIQTRRPYMHGVTSVKPEWLVKYAPSLCTFSATSTDAKQYYEPVTDRVLHDVIPAFGPRLWKLPPHSLPITNYVSRVTIFAYALLEGQVLPCLKHAREFMKAPPASILRPEAQGQRRVGNLLAKLNTKKIDSCSMLREVWKENPDELRSEIQDWFKESFHKNLATLWSVMLREVVLELGERFSKRQKR; translated from the exons ATGGGGAAGCAGAAGGGAGACGGAGCTGGGAGCAAGGCCCGCCCTTCCAGTAGCAG CTCTGGTGATAGCAATGCATTTATCTTGCCAAATAAGAGAAACAGGAAAAGGAAGGGCACCACTCAG GAGGGTAAGATACTTGGCACAAGAAAATCACAGAAGCTGACCAAATCCCAAGAAAAGAAGTTGCACAAGTTGGAG GAGGATAAGGAAAAAGCCCTTTTGCTATCCAAGAGCATTGAGGCTTTAGG GAAGTATAAGCTTCCGGAGGGTGTACATTCTCTTTTGCAGTCATCAAAAGATATTGGTCAG GTTGAATCAAAAAAGGAAAGACGTAGGAAGGCTGTTCTATTCTCTAAAGCAAGATTAGAAGTTCCGTATACTGACCAACCATTTAAAAAGAAAGTCGATGTCGATGCTTGTAGTGAAAGTGAACCTGAGTCAGAAAGAACTCGATCAAGGCAGGATCTTGACAAAAGTGGTCAAGTGCAATCGATGGTAATACAAAAAGAAATCCATAAGACCGCATCTGTATGTTTGAACTCCTCGCAGGGGATAGTCTCTAGCAGAGGACATGTCACAGATGGTGGTCCTGCTGCCAGCTCATCATCTAAAATTGTTATCTGCAAGGAACATGATGTGTCTTTGCCAGAATACGTAACTCCCAATGAGAATGATGACCATGAAAGAACAGAGTCAATG GATAGGGTAAAAGGGAGCCCAAAAGTAACTTCAAGCCGGACAAGTGAAGTTTCAGATTTTGCTGAGCCACGGTCTCTTATTGCTCCAACTATAGTGAATGTATCAAGGCCCGTTGAAGTTGAAAACACAAGGAAGGATCTTCCAATAGTAATGATGGAACAGGAGATAATGGAGGCTGTTAATGACCATTCTACTGTTATTATATGTGGAGAGACAGGGTGTGGTAAAACCACTCAGGTTCCCCAG TTTCTTTTTGAAGCTGGCTATGGTTCAAGCCACTCTTGTCATCGAAGCGGGATAATTGGTGTCACTCAACCTCGTCGTGTTGCAGTCCTTGCAACTGCTAAGCGAGTTGCATATGAGCTTGGTCTACATTTGGGTAAAGAGGTTGGCTTTCAAGTTAGATTTGACAAAAAAATTGGCGAAAGTTCCTCCATCAAGTTCATGACAGATGGAATATTACTACGCGAGCTTCAG AGTGATTTTTTGTTGATGCGATATTCTGTAATAATTCTTGATGAAGCTCATGAGCGGAGCTTGAGCACGGATATACTTATTGGAATGCTTTCTCGTGTAATTAGTACTCGCCAG GAAATATATGCTAAGCAGCTGCTTTCTGGAAAATCTATAGATCCTAGACAACAAGTTTTTCCGTTAAAGCTTGTGCTGATGAGTGCCACAATGCGAGTGGAAGACTTCATTTCTGGTAGAAAGTTGTTTCGTGAAATCCCGCCAGTCATAGAAGTTCCCACCAGACAATTTCCAGTAACCACTCACTTCTCAAAAAAAACTGGGACGGACTATATTGACCAAGCATATAAAAAAGTCTTGGCAATTCACAAGAGGCTGCCCCGTGGGGGCATACTTGTCTTCGTCACTGGGCAGAGGGAAGTAGAGTCCTTGTGTCGAAAACTACGTAGAGCTTCAGCAGAACTGGTCATGAAAACATCTGGAAGGAAAATTGAGTATAATACCCATGATGCCTCTAAAATAAATGTTGAACTACTGGATATGAATGAGATTAATGAAGCATTTGAGGTTGATGAAAATTCAGCCGACCGTCAAGTTGACAGGTTTAGCTCCATTGATGAAGATCGGGGTAATATAACTGAGGATGAATTGGATGCTTCGTATGATTCAGAAACAGAAACAGAGAGTGAAGTGGAAATTGATGATGATGGGGACTTATTGTTACACGATACCACAGAAATTGATGGTGTTGGTGCAGATGTTTTAGGAGAGACGGGGAGCATTGCTTCACTGAAAGCTGCTTTTGAAGTTTTGGCCAGTAAAACTTCTGATGGGAAACAGCCCAGTTCAGTTACACTAGATGCTTGCTGTAATAAATTCCGTCCTATTCTTGGGAAAAAGAGTGAGATTGATATTCACAATTCTCCTGGTGGCTTGCATGTTCTCCCTCTCTATGCCATGCTGCCTGCGGCTTCTCAGCTTCGCGTATTTGAAGAAGTCAAGGAAGGAGATCGACTAGTAGTTGTTGCCACAAATGTGGCTGAGACCTCTTTAACTATACCTGGGATAAAGTATGTCGTTGATACTGGCAGAGTAAAAGTGAAAAACTACAATTCCTCAAATGGTATGGAAACATATAACATAGAGTGGATAAGTAAGGCATCAGCTGCTCAACGTAAAGGAAGAGCTGGAAGAACAGGACCCGGACATTGTTATCGTCTTTATTCTTCTGCCGTATATAATAATGAATTTCCTGACTTTTCTCCAGCTGAAATATTGAAGGTCCCTATTGATGGTGTTGTCCTTCTAATGAAATCTATGAATATTGAAAAG GTATCCAATTTTCCATTTCCAACTCCACCTGATGTTGCTGCCTTGGGTGAAGCAGAACGTTGCTTGAAGGCGCTTGAAGCACTTGACAGCAATGGCAGATTAACACCCGTGGGGAAGGCCATGGCTCGTTACCCCATGAGTCCTCGCCACTCAAGGATGCTCCTTACGGTTATTCAAATCATGTACGAGGAGAAAAGTTATCCCCGCAGTAAATTAGTGTTAGCATATGCAGTTGCAGCAGCGGCTGCATTGAGTTTATCAAATCCTTTTGTGAGGCAGTTTGAAAATGACTCAAAAACTCATGACTTGGATCAGGATGAAAATCCCGGCGCTCCTGTGAACAAAATGGTTTCAGAGATGCAAGAAAAGTTGAGAAGGAAAAAACTAAAAGAAACTATAAAGGTGTTTCGGGAAAAATTTTCTAATCCTATCAGTGATGCTCTGACTGTAGCTTATGCTTTGCAGTGCTATGAACTTTCGAGGAGCCCAGTAAAGTTCTGCAATGACAATGCCCTACATCCGAAAACTATGGAGGAAATGTCCAAGCTGAGAAAGCAACTGCTCCAACTTGTGTTTAATCAATGTGGTGCATCTGGCAATGAGAAGGGTTTTTCATGCATTTTTGGAAATCTGGAAGAAGTTGAACATGTTTGGAGGGTTTCCCATGATAAAAGTCCTCTTTCATTGTATGAGGAAGACCTCTTAGGCCAAGCTATATGTGCTGGTTGGGCAGATAGGGTGGCGAAACGCATTAAAGGAACCTCAGGGTCATCTGAAGTAGATAGAAAAGTTCACGCCGTGCGGTATCAAGCCTGCATGGTTGAAGAGACTGTGTTCCTCCACCGTTGGTCAGCTGTTTCTAATGCTGCCCCCGAATTTTTGGTTTACACTGAGCTAATACAGACAAGACGTCCATACATGCATGGTGTAACTAGTGTAAAACCAGAATGGCTTGTTAAGTATGCTCCGTCTTTATGCACTTTCTCGGCAACCTCAACTGATGCGAAACAGTATTATGAGCCTGTGACTGACCGAGTGTTGCATGATGTCATTCCAGCCTTTGGTCCTCGTCTATGGAAGCTTCCCCCACATAGTTTACCTATCACTAATTATGTCTCTCGAGTGACAATTTTCGCTTATGCGTTGCTTGAAGGTCAGGTTTTGCCATGCTTGAAACATGCTCGTGAGTTTATGAAGGCACCTCCAGCAAGTATTTTACGGCCAGAGGCACAAGGCCAAAGACGGGTTGGGAATTTGTTAGCCAAGTTGAACACCAAAAAGATAGACAGTTGTTCTATGTTAAGAGAGGTCTGGAAGGAGAATCCTGATGAATTGCGTTCAGAAATCCAGGACTGGTTTAAGGAGAGTTTCCACAAGAATTTGGCAACTCTGTGGTCAGTCATGCTTAGGGAAGTTGTTTTAGAGCTGGGAGAACGGTTTTCAAAGAGACAGAAAAGATAA
- the LOC101307875 gene encoding pentatricopeptide repeat-containing protein At3g22470, mitochondrial-like, with product MGIAPDAVTYNSLIKGVCDRGQFEEATRLFYEMKSRNIYADVFTFNIFVDGLCKEGKIVKGKRAVEIMIDKVLEPDQITYNSLIYCLRGEMGEARKVFDLMLGKGRMVDVWSCNILINGYCCDKKIDLANDVFQDMLPGRLLEAEELYSQMLSCGQLPDLQTCAILLEGLCSSNDLLPRAVEQLTEMEGKKWKLNIIIYTIIIEGMCKAGKLESATNLFSSLSSRGVQPDVRSYNVMINGLCDGGLLVEAEKLLREMGAMGCSPDGCTYNIIIRGFLNNDEISRGVQLIEEMMEMGFSSDASTMELVLALLSKENVHPALLPFLEVPSRG from the exons ATGGGAATTGCTCCTGACGCTGTTACTTACAACTCGTTGATTAAAGGAGTGTGCGACAGAGGTCAGTTTGAAGAAGCTACAAGGCTGTTTTATGAAATGAAGAGTAGAAATATCTATGCAGATGTATTCACCTTCAACATCTTTGTTGATGGACTATGTAAGGAGGGGAAAATCGTAAAAGGCAAAAGGGCGGTTGAAATTATGATTGATAAAGTTCTTGAGCCTGATCAGATTACCTACAATTCACTAATTTATTGTTTACGAGGTGAAATGGGTGAAGCAAGAAAAGTCTTTGATCTGATGCTCGGCAAGGGCCGCATGGTTGATGTTTGGAGTTGTAATATATTGATCAATGGATACTGCTGCGATAAAAAGATTGATCTGGCAAATGACGTTTTTCAGGACATGTTAC CGGGGAGGTTGCTAGAAGCAGAAGAGTTGTACTCTCAGATGCTAAGTTGTGGCCAACTTCCTGATCTTCAAACTTGTGCCATTTTGCTTGAAGGCCTATGTAGTAGCAACGATCTACTTCCAAGGGCAGTGGAACAGCTTACAGAGATGGAAGGTAAAAAGTGGAAACTGAATATCATAATTTACACCATCATCATTGAAGGTATGTGCAAAGCTGGAAAACTAGAATCTGCCACAAACCTCTTCTCTAGTTTGTCATCAAGAGGAGTTCAACCTGATGTGAGGTCATACAATGTGATGATTAATGGACTCTGTGATGGAGGCCTATTGGTTGAAGCGGAAAAGTTGCTTAGAGAAATGGGAGCGATGGGCTGTTCTCCAGATGGTTGCACATATAACATCATCATCCGAGGGTTTCTTAATAACGACGAGATATCAAGGGGTGTGCAACTTATTGAAGAAATGATGGAGATGGGATTCTCTTCAGACGCATCAACTATGGAATTAGTACTTGCTTTGTTGTCTAAAGAAAATGTACATCCAGCATTGTTGCCATTTCTAGAAGTTCCATCAAGAGGTTAA